One genomic window of Prosthecobacter algae includes the following:
- a CDS encoding GreA/GreB family elongation factor yields the protein MSKIHYYDRVRLRSLNAIESSEDDDLFIQIVYPHEANAVAGRISADAPVGRAALHRKEGDTITFKAQGQRMAMQIISIEKHALTA from the coding sequence ATGTCCAAAATTCATTATTACGACCGCGTACGCCTACGCTCCCTCAATGCCATCGAATCCTCCGAGGATGATGACCTTTTCATCCAGATCGTCTATCCTCATGAGGCCAATGCCGTCGCCGGCCGCATCTCTGCCGATGCCCCCGTGGGCAGGGCCGCCCTGCACCGGAAAGAGGGCGACACCATCACCTTCAAGGCCCAAGGCCAGCGCATGGCCATGCAGATCATCAGCATTGAAAAGCACGCCCTGACTGCCTGA